The genomic window TAAAAGAACCTGAATTAGACGCAAAAACGAAAGCGAGTATTGAGGAATACAAAAAGCAGTTAGAAAAGGAATGATTTATTGGTTTGCTTTAAAACAAAAAAATGCGCTGAATTTCAGCGCATTTTTTATAAAAAACGGGGAATTTTTATAATTTAAAACCATAAGCTAAACGAACACCTACTTGACCAACGCCTTTGCCTTGGCTTCCATCGTTATTCAATCTTGCAAAGTCGTTGTAATGCTCATAACGTAATGAAATATCAATGTATTTCGTAGCATAACCAATACTTGGTGCCAAAAGCAATGAAGTTTTGTTATAGTCATTTGTCACTGCAAAAGCTGCTCCAGCTTCTCCCATTAGGTAAAATTGATCATTCCAAACGAAGGCTTTGAAACCTGCTTTTGCTGGAATAAAACCAACATCTTTAAACGGAGCATCAGATTCGCTTACAAATAAGTTAGAAAAACCAGTTGTTAGCGTAAGTGAATACCTTTTTGATAAGTCATACTGTAATCTAGCATCGGCTCCAAGGGCTAATTTGTAAGGATCGTGAACAGCATAACCTCCAGTTAAACCAATGCCCAAACGGAATCCTTGGTCATAATTTGTAGCAGTTGTAGTTTCTTGTGCTTGTGTGGTATTTCCTAATAGTGCCGAGATTGCCAATACAAATGCGATTTTAATTTTTGCTGTAGTTTTCATAATTTTTGATTTTGGGTTTGTAAAAAATTTAATATTCTATTTTGATAACATTGCAAAGGTATAGCAGTAGTTAATTGCGGAATTTATAGAATTAGTTACGATTGTTATATAATTCCGAGAATATCATTTGTTAAGTTTTTTATAGGGCATTCGTTTTTAAAAAAGAAAAAAAAGTTAGCCTCGAATTACACGAATTATCACTAATTTTTTTAAAAATTTAAAATTGAATTGCACTAATTTTATCTATTTTTAAGAATTCGTGTAATTGAAAATCAATTATAATTCGTGTTTATTAGTGTAATTCGTGGCAGAAATTTTTATAAGCGAATGCCTTAAGTTTTCTGTATAATTGAAATGGAATCGATTTGTTCTAATTATCTTTGCCCACTCAAATAAAATCAACGTGAATTTATCCCAATACACCAAAGAGTTCTCCTATAATTTAAAACTAGCTTTTCCTGTTATTTTAGGAATGCTCGGGCACACCTTGATAGGAATTGTGGATAATTTCATGGTAGGTAATTTGGGTTCTACCGAGTTGGCAGCCGTTTCCTTGGGTAATAGTTTTATCTTCATTGGAATGTCTATAGGGATTGGATTTTCTACAGCAATTACCCCTTTAATAGGAGAAGCCGATGCCGAAAAAGACGATAAAAAAATCCGAACTACTTTTCATCACGGACTTTTGTTGTGTACCATTCTGGGAATTGCCATATTCATGATGATCGTTTTGGCAAAGCCCATAATGAATTGGATGAACCAGCCAGAAGCCGTAGTAGATTTAGCCAGTCCTTATATTGATTGGGTAGCTTTTTCACTGATTCCTATGATTATTTTTCAGGGTTACAAACAATTTGCTGATGGTTTATCACAGACAAAATATTCGATGTACGCTATATATTTGGCGAATGTAGTTCACATTTTCTTTAATTATGTGTTGATTTATGGCGTTTGGGGGTTTCCAAAATTAGGAATTCTTGGCGCAGCATTAGGGACAGTGATTTCCAGAATTATGATGGTAATTTTCATGCATTATATTATGCGAAGAAATGAGACTTTCAAAAAATATTTCAAGAATTTTAGCTTCAAGGAAATTCGAAAATCGATCCTGAAAAAAATTATTAATTTAGGATTTCCTTCCGCTTTGCAAATGTTGT from Flavobacterium eburneipallidum includes these protein-coding regions:
- a CDS encoding MATE family efflux transporter; the protein is MNLSQYTKEFSYNLKLAFPVILGMLGHTLIGIVDNFMVGNLGSTELAAVSLGNSFIFIGMSIGIGFSTAITPLIGEADAEKDDKKIRTTFHHGLLLCTILGIAIFMMIVLAKPIMNWMNQPEAVVDLASPYIDWVAFSLIPMIIFQGYKQFADGLSQTKYSMYAIYLANVVHIFFNYVLIYGVWGFPKLGILGAALGTVISRIMMVIFMHYIMRRNETFKKYFKNFSFKEIRKSILKKIINLGFPSALQMLFEVTLFTAAIWLSGSLGKNSQAANQIALTLASSTFMVAMGFSVAAMIRVSNTKGSKDYKKMIIVARSIFLLAIMVEIFFGLVFVIYHNYLPHLFLNMSDASQLLDNNEIIEIASQLLLIAAIFQISDGIQVVVLGALRGLQDVKVPMYITFVAYWIIGFPISYYLGKHTNLATTGIWIGLLAGLTAAALFLYLRFARLTKKMELNNSNN